GTtctaaaaaattattcttGCCGGCCTTGTCCTCACTCCTCACCTTTCACAGTCAACCACCGCCCTTTCACTATTTTCCAGtggtaatttattttttcaattagtcaaaataatatacatcacgtatataattttaatcaatcaattgtaatcaaagaagaaaaccataatataatttcaatcaatcaattgtaattaaaaaaaaaaaagccatataatttagagatatttagtgatatacccatttctagcactaatattataaataaattctacacaattgaattcctataaacaaacccaaaaaaaacccaaaaaatgatagctagccttattgaatttaatattgattattaaattactttgatgccctttgagtgctttgggtatttttatgagattttggggttgggcttgttttaagaaattgatggcagttttgtaatttataagaagttaaaagcttttttgtgatgttgtaaatgggctttgggtgtgtttctaaagtccattttatatagggtatttttataatttgggtccccatattgggtataatagtgaatctccctataATTTATAGACTGCATATGGGAAGCCACACAAGGCATTAGTTCAATATGGTTTCCTCAAGCTCTCATTCATTACTTTCTCTAATTACTCTACTAATCATCACCATTAACCTAAACACTCAATTAATCTTTGCTCAGCCACGTTACCTGTccaagttttgttttcccaAACGAAGGCAACTACACCACCAACAGCACTTACCGCACAAACCTCAACAGCCTTCTCTCCACTTCTCTCCTCTCCAACGGTAACGGAAATCGGGCTCTGTACAGGAGACATTAACCTCGATGCTTGCGGTAGTTGCCTCAGTAACTCTACAATCTTCATCGCACAAGCTTGCCCTAACCAAAAGGTGGCAGTTCTATGGCGGGAGGTTTGCATGCTACGCTACTCAAACCGCTCCATACGTGGCTTCATGGAAGCCGGTGCGATTTTCTATACCACGAGCTCCGGCAACGTGTCGTCATCTGACGTCGGAAGGTTCAACCGGCAGCTCATGACTCTGCTGGAAAGATTGAGAGGTGAAGCAGCGGCTGGTGGTGATCTTGTTAAGTTTGCAGTTGGAAACGTTTCGATTTGCAGTTGAAAACGTTTCgaaaaataatgttatttcTCAGACGATATATGGACTTGCTCAGTGTACACCAGATTTGACTGAGCTCGACTGCAACAATTGCTTAGTATCAATTGCTGGTGACATCCCACAGTGCTGTTATGGGAAGCTTGGTGGGAGACTTGGTACACCCAgctgttatatatataaatatatcagCCCACTTCTACATTGGGATATATAACTTCAGGCTTTGCAATTCGACTTTGCCTCCATTAGAGTTGCCACAAATAACTTTTCTGAAGAAAATAAGCTCGGATGGGGTGGATTTGGTGATGTTTACAGGGTATAATGACACAAATGTTTTGagcaaaaaatttataaattatatatatgtgccTAAATGAGAAACAGTATTGAAGTTAATTTTCAGATTAATCGCTTGAATGCAGGGGACGCTTCTCAGTGGAGAAGATATAGCAGTGAAAAGACTATCTACGGATTCTGCACTAGGAGATTTGGAATTTAAAAATGAGGTCTTGTTAGTGGCCAGGCTACAACACCGCAATTTAGTTAGGCTCCTTGGTTTTTGCCTGGAAGGAAATGAAAGGCTTCTTGTCTATGAGTTTGTCCCTAAAGCAAGTCTCGATCAATTCATATTTGGTATGACTGAATTCTAGTTTATTTCAATAATGCATTTCAGAAAAGTTCATTTGTGTGGCTACATTTTACAGATTACTAATTTTTCTTGAATATGTAGATACAATCAAGTGcgctaatttggattgggaGAGTCGCTACAAAATCATACTAGGAATTGGACGGGGGCTCCTTTTCCTTCACGAAGATTCTCGTTTTAGAATTATTCACCGTGATTTAAAAACTAGCAACATTTTGTTAGATGCAGAAATGAATGCAAAAATTTCGGATTTTGGCATGACAAAGTTGTTTATGCTTGATCAAAGACAAGGCGAGACCATTCGAATTGTGGGGACCTAGTAAGTATACTAAACTAGGCTAACTTCTGAGCATAACCATGCAAAGTTTTAATCCAAGTAAAATAAAGCTTATGATAGGCTTTGTTGACATGCAGTGGATATATGGCTCCTGAATATGGATACTTTTCTGATAAGTCCAatgtttatagctttggtGTACTAGTTTTGGAGATaataagtggacaaaaaaTGTGTTCTTCCCGCCATGAAGAGAATGAGGATCTTCTAAGCTATGTAAGTAAAGAAACATTCGGACCGATTTACACGAAAGAATGAAGTAAAACTAGTCTCTAATATTGTGTTTATTCGCATTCACAAATCATGCAGGCAtggaaaaattggaaggaaggGACAGCTTCAAATCTAATAGATCCCACCTTGAGAACTGGTTCAAGAACTGATGCATCCAAATTGGATTGTTATGTGTGCAACAAACTATGGCTGCAAGGCCAACTATGGCTTCAGTTATTCTCATGCTTACTAGCAGCTCTCTCAGTCTCCCAGTACCCTCACAGCCACCCTTTTTTATGATCGAATTGGAGATGTCTGGTGTGGTAGGATGAGATCAGTCCAAGAGCAACTCTGTCCAACAATCGGTTAATGAGGCCTCATCAATTACTGAACTGTCTCCTCGCTAGTGAGTGGATAAGAAGAAGCAAGTGATAAAATCtacaaaactaaagaaaaatgattgCCCAAATTGTGATTTCTTACTAAAGCCCAAATTCAATGAGAAAAGGTCCAGTATTGATATGAACCCATTACACACAGAAAAGTGTAGGACTAAGGCGAAACAGAATAGCCCACAAAAATGTGcaaagaatgaaaatttgaacttgaaatctCTTTCAACGTTAGTTGACATGGATAACATTTTATTCAATACATAACTTTAGGGTTTTCAAAGTTTAGTGTTTGGTCATGAATTTGAGTGTTGgtattaaattttatatgaatGCAAGTGAGTTTAGGTTGAGCTTGGTTTTGCTTGAACCCTCAACGAGAACTCGACAAGATAGTTTGATGAAGTTGACAATTTATGAACCCAAACTCaattaaactctctctaaCTTGTGCATGCATGTTCAAATTTGAGTATTTTCTGTTTGAGCATACTACTTTCTATATAATCTTGACGATGGTTCAAAGGGACAGTCTACCATTTTGTCCTTATCGCCTTCCTAAAAAAGAGTATTCAGTCATTAAACCTGGATCAACTAAAAGttttatcccaaaatcgtTTATTTTGTCTACTTAACTAAAGATTGTGTTGAATTCaaaatatgtttatatatatatatatatacagaaacAAACATATTATAATTTCTCATAGATCAACATCATCTTGAGCAATTATCAGGACAGTTGACCGTATCTCCTCCTCCAAAAAATGCATGAAGTTTCCTGGAATGATTAACTTATATActtgaaaatgatatttgttGTCCATGCTTTACATTTGGCGTTTAAACCAGTCAGTTTTTGATTGGCTGTCTTTCCTATTAAATTAGCAcgacaaattaaaatatatatttttttagtacaagacTCTATAGGGAATGagaatttctcacacacacacaactacGATGTCTTATAAATTCGAATTTGAGACCTCTCGTCTGCAAGTTAATGGTCATTTTTTATTGGGTTAATCCCGTTGGCAaattagaatattttaattgcATTTATAAATTGTTCACTTTCTTTAACAAAACCATCAACACCTTCCGCGCATGTATGGAACCTCCAGCTTCCTAAAGTCGTTTTctttcaacaaaaaagaatccccgttttttttttgtggacCAAGTTCACACGTCGACAACGTAAGCACTTGGGTGTGGTCAACAAGGGCGGTGAAACCTTAAAAATTATTCTTGCCGGCCTTGTCCTCACTTCTTCTCACCCTCCACTCAACCACAGCCGCCCTTTCACTATTTCATTGGTAATTTACTTGTTTAACGTATTCAATTAGTCAAATTGATATACATcatgtatataattttaatcAATTAGCTCTCATTCATTACTTTCTCCAATTATTCTACTAATTACCTCCATTAACCTAATCACTCAATTCGTGGTTGCTCAGCCACGTTAACTGTCCAAGTTCTGTTTTCCCAACAAAGGCAACTTACCACACAAATCCACTTCCCTCCTCTCCAACCGTAACGGCCACGGCTTCTACAGCTCCTCCTCCGCCCAAAAAGACGTCGAAAGAGTCTATGCAATCGGGCTCACCCCGATTCTTGCGGTAGTTGCCTCTGGTGATGTGCCCACCTCCAATCCTGAATATCTTAAGTGGTTTGATGTCATCAACTCATCGTCAGCTACCTGAATCATCTCCACCATTACTGTTGGTTGTGCTTCTTCTCGCGACATTTGAACTTGTCTCTTCAgactcacttttttttttttttcatgggTGACTAACTGttataaaaacaaatccaGCGGGTCTTAGAGACCCCCATCACGTCGTCAGCTAATAAGGTGCCAATCCAAGCTGGAGCAGAGTCAAGAGGGCATACACCCAGTTCACCATTGTAGCTCGCCTTGGCTAGACTGTCAGCCACGCAGTTCTGTTCACGGTAAACATGATTTTTACACCACAATTTCCAACTTTTCTACAAACTTTCTGCAGTCTGAGAGCACTCCAGCAAGAGGGTCTTCAGACTCACTTCGCTCAAGCTTCGGTTTGGTATAGATGATAGAATTTAGGATTAATTGTAGCAATGGTCTTAAACTATACCCTTAGTTATATTTTGGTCCAAAAATAGCTGCAGAGGTCCCCCAATTATGTATGGTGTTGCATTACTAGTCCTTTCCGTTAAGTCTGTCTATTTTTCCGTTAAATCTatgggtaaacttggaaattcattccaaatatttataaaaagggTAAATTGCGagaatggtcctcaaacttgtatgcggtgtacattttggtccttaaattaaattattagtccaaatggtacataaactctatgttaatcgcccatttgatccaaccgttacattttctgttaaatgtaaccaaattttaggggtaaatacgacttttcataattaacaaataaaatagggttaaaataaatacaaaattagaaaataattgaagaaaaagagaggaaaaaatcatgagGCCCAAACCCCATCccttcgatttcttctcccatattccaattactgagtttttattttaacgtacgaaatgaccaatttgccctcatatttaacagcaatattgacagaatgtaacggttggatcaaatgggcgattaacatagagtttatgtaccatttggactaataatttaatttagggaccaaaatgtacaccgcatacaagtttgaggactatTCTCGCAATTTACCcttataaaaatgaaataataaaaagtaaataaataagggttaTTTGTAGAAATGGTCTCTCAACTATACTCGgagttacattttggtcactcAACTCCAAAAATAGTTACAGAGAGGTCAATCAATTAGGTGTTGTGTTGCACCATTAGTCCATACTGTCAAGTCTCTCTAACAGTAGGGATTAATGGTGCAACACAACACCTAATTGAGTGACCTCTGTAACTATTTTTGTAGTTGACTAAAATGGAACTCCGAGTATAATTGAGGGACCATTGCTACAAATAACCCTAGAATttaaaagttgttttcttttttaatacaacCAATTTTTATTCTTGACGTACAATCCAAACATATCAGGCAGCGTGAACTCTATGACAAGAAAAGCTCACAAATCATCGTCCATGTGTTTAAATCTCtcttaaaccaaaaaaacttCATCCGGTCCTCTTCTCCGTCCTAGCACTTACAATACATGAACAAATAATACTATTGGgtatattgaaaatataaaactgAGACACCCAATTCGTGTGGGCAGATGTTTGAAATCCAGACACTCAATGAATATGTGTATAAACCCCTTCCTCCAATCACTCgcgttaaaaaaaatcaaccgtaagaatta
The window above is part of the Prunus dulcis chromosome 1, ALMONDv2, whole genome shotgun sequence genome. Proteins encoded here:
- the LOC117619059 gene encoding LOW QUALITY PROTEIN: cysteine-rich receptor-like protein kinase 29 (The sequence of the model RefSeq protein was modified relative to this genomic sequence to represent the inferred CDS: inserted 1 base in 1 codon), with product MDFGILRLFGLPKLQSKFATLPVQVLFSQTKATTPPTALTAQTSTAFSPLLSSPTVTEIGLCTGDINLDACGSCLSNSTIFIAQACPNQKVAVLWREVCMLRYSNRSIRGFMEAGAIFYTTSSGNVSSSDVGRFNRQLMTLLERLRGEAAAGGDLVKFAVGNTIYGLAQCTPDLTELDCNNCLVSIAGDIPQCCYGKLGGRLGTPALQFDFASIRVATNNFSEENKLGWGGFGDVYRGTLLSGEDIAVKRLSTDSALGDLEFKNEVLLVARLQHRNLVRLLGFCLEGNERLLVYEFVPKASLDQFIFDTIKCANLDWESRYKIILGIGRGLLFLHEDSRFRIIHRDLKTSNILLDAEMNAKISDFGMTKLFMLDQRQGETIRIVGTYGYMAPEYGYFSDKSNVYSFGVLVLEIISGQKMCSSRHEENEDLLSYAWKNWKEGTASNLIDPTLRTGSRTXCIQIGLLCVQQTMAARPTMASVILMLTSSSLSLPVPSQPPFFMIELEMSGVVG